One Chloroflexota bacterium genomic region harbors:
- a CDS encoding VOC family protein translates to MKALSLHHASIMVSDLARAERFYCELLGLEPLPRPPRGVPGLWLKAGDGQVHVLQGEVDTVPLTAERKAREGRGLAAHFALTVSDARAMGARLAESGYPPLGDLVERPDGSKSVFVRDPDGNLVEFIQVVS, encoded by the coding sequence TTGAAAGCCCTTTCATTGCACCATGCCAGCATCATGGTGAGCGATTTGGCGCGCGCGGAGCGATTCTACTGCGAACTGCTCGGGCTGGAGCCTTTGCCCAGACCGCCCCGAGGCGTACCCGGGCTGTGGCTGAAAGCGGGCGATGGCCAGGTTCACGTGCTGCAGGGAGAGGTGGACACCGTCCCGCTCACCGCGGAGCGCAAAGCCCGAGAGGGCCGCGGGCTTGCGGCGCACTTCGCGCTCACGGTTTCCGATGCGCGTGCCATGGGTGCGCGGTTGGCGGAGAGCGGGTATCCCCCTCTCGGCGACCTGGTGGAGCGGCCCGACGGTTCCAAATCCGTTTTCGTGCGAGATCCCGACGGCAACCTGGTGGAGTTCATCCAGGTGGTCTCGTGA
- the def gene encoding peptide deformylase has protein sequence MAVREILVNGHPLLRKKAKEVKRITPEIQALCADLLETMRAAPGVGLAANQVGVLHRVVVIEVPEDEDELLGGKAFCLINPEIVRASGSQVGNEGCLSVPGYVGEVERYESVVVRALAENGKRVKISARGFLARVLQHEIDHLDGILYIDKLTSPDKLYKVQEGEEEAEEV, from the coding sequence ATGGCTGTGAGAGAGATTCTTGTGAACGGGCATCCCCTCCTCCGCAAGAAGGCGAAGGAGGTCAAGCGCATCACGCCCGAAATCCAGGCGCTGTGCGCCGACTTGCTGGAGACCATGCGCGCCGCGCCGGGCGTGGGGCTGGCTGCCAATCAAGTGGGCGTGCTGCACCGCGTCGTGGTCATAGAGGTTCCGGAGGATGAGGACGAGTTGTTGGGCGGCAAGGCGTTCTGCCTCATCAACCCCGAAATCGTCCGGGCCAGCGGCTCGCAGGTAGGGAACGAGGGCTGCCTTTCGGTGCCGGGCTACGTGGGCGAGGTAGAACGCTACGAGAGCGTCGTCGTCAGGGCGCTGGCCGAAAACGGCAAGCGCGTGAAGATCTCGGCCCGTGGCTTCCTGGCCCGCGTCCTCCAGCACGAGATAGACCACCTGGACGGGATTCTCTACATTGACAAACTGACAAGCCCCGACAAACTGTACAAGGTGCAGGAGGGCGAGGAAGAGGCGGAAGAGGTGTAG